A single genomic interval of Solimonas sp. K1W22B-7 harbors:
- the tesB gene encoding acyl-CoA thioesterase II → MNRILSDLVGLLDLETIEQNIYRGQSRDLGGKSVFGGQVIGQALVAARRTVQDQAPHSLHAYFLRPGDMALPIVYEVERVRDGRSFSTRRVHAIQHGQPILSMIASFQKAEGGLDHQAQMPQVTPPEELPTLLEVAEKWVAQTPGVSERARSTLLREVPIEFKPVRPWNPLVTEQREPAQHIWFRAAGQLPDDPLLHRCVLAYASDFNLLSTALLPHGKGWFRSDMVVASIDHALWFHRDARVDDWLLYSMDSPSAQSARGFSRGLIFDRQGRLIASTTQESLMRLVDTP, encoded by the coding sequence ATGAACCGCATTCTCTCGGACCTGGTCGGCCTGCTCGACCTGGAAACCATCGAACAGAACATCTACCGCGGCCAGTCGCGCGATCTCGGCGGCAAGAGCGTGTTCGGCGGCCAGGTCATCGGCCAGGCCCTGGTGGCGGCGCGCCGCACGGTGCAGGACCAGGCGCCGCATTCGCTGCACGCCTACTTCCTGCGCCCGGGCGACATGGCCCTGCCGATCGTCTACGAGGTGGAACGGGTGCGCGACGGCCGCAGCTTCAGCACGCGCCGCGTCCACGCGATCCAGCATGGCCAGCCGATCCTGTCGATGATCGCTTCGTTCCAGAAAGCCGAGGGCGGCCTGGACCACCAGGCGCAGATGCCGCAGGTGACGCCGCCCGAGGAACTGCCGACACTGCTGGAAGTGGCGGAGAAGTGGGTGGCGCAGACACCGGGGGTCAGCGAGCGGGCGCGCAGCACGCTGCTGCGCGAAGTGCCGATCGAGTTCAAGCCGGTGCGGCCCTGGAACCCGCTGGTGACCGAACAGCGCGAGCCGGCGCAGCACATCTGGTTCCGCGCGGCCGGCCAGCTGCCCGACGACCCGCTGCTGCACCGCTGCGTGCTGGCCTATGCCTCGGACTTCAACCTGCTGTCGACCGCATTGCTGCCGCATGGCAAGGGCTGGTTCCGCAGCGACATGGTGGTGGCCAGCATCGACCACGCGCTGTGGTTCCATCGCGACGCCCGCGTCGACGACTGGCTGCTGTACTCCATGGACTCGCCCTCCGCCCAGTCCGCGCGCGGCTTCTCGCGCGGGCTGATCTTCGACCGCCAGGGTCGCCTGATCGCCAGCACGACGCAGGAAAGCCTGATGCGTCTGGTCGATACCCCGTAA
- a CDS encoding alpha/beta fold hydrolase has translation MRFLIALVVILALAVGSLFALDRYYPEQATRWGLALERKQSGLEPKTLKIPGFEIAYLEGGSGEPLVLVHGIGADKDNFTRAARWLTPHYRVIAIDLPGFGESSKPEQADYGIPAQVERLDEIMTALQLGRAHFGGSSMGGWIVASYAAKFPNKAASLWLLGAAGIDGGKRTEVRAAYDRGEYLLFSQKPEDFERTMDFVFVKRPFVPGSVRHVLAEQAVANYTLHTRIFRNLIEHWSEYSVNNRIRGLPVPALVVFGDHDRAVDPGDGLIWKQLLPNSQLEMMQDIGHLPMMEAPQVSAMRYVQFRQGLQR, from the coding sequence ATGCGTTTCCTGATCGCCCTCGTCGTGATCCTGGCCCTGGCTGTCGGTAGCCTGTTCGCGCTGGATCGCTACTACCCCGAGCAGGCCACCCGCTGGGGCCTGGCGCTGGAGCGCAAGCAGTCCGGCCTGGAGCCGAAGACGCTGAAGATCCCGGGCTTCGAGATTGCCTATCTCGAGGGCGGCAGCGGCGAGCCGCTGGTACTGGTGCACGGCATCGGCGCCGACAAGGACAACTTCACCCGCGCCGCGCGCTGGCTGACGCCGCACTACCGCGTGATCGCGATCGACCTGCCCGGCTTCGGCGAAAGCAGCAAGCCCGAGCAGGCCGACTACGGCATCCCGGCCCAGGTGGAGCGCCTGGACGAGATCATGACGGCACTGCAGCTGGGCCGCGCGCATTTCGGCGGCAGCTCGATGGGCGGCTGGATCGTCGCCAGCTACGCCGCGAAGTTCCCCAACAAGGCCGCCAGCCTGTGGCTGCTCGGCGCGGCCGGCATCGACGGCGGCAAGCGCACCGAGGTGCGCGCCGCCTACGATCGCGGCGAGTACCTGCTGTTCTCGCAGAAGCCCGAGGACTTCGAGCGCACGATGGACTTCGTCTTCGTCAAGCGGCCCTTCGTGCCGGGCAGCGTGCGCCACGTGCTGGCGGAACAGGCGGTGGCCAACTACACGCTGCACACGCGCATCTTCCGTAACCTGATCGAGCACTGGAGCGAGTACAGCGTCAACAACAGGATCCGCGGCCTGCCGGTGCCGGCGCTGGTCGTGTTCGGCGACCACGATCGCGCGGTGGACCCGGGCGACGGCCTGATCTGGAAACAGCTGCTGCCCAACTCGCAGCTGGAGATGATGCAGGACATCGGCCACCTGCCGATGATGGAAGCGCCGCAGGTGTCGGCGATGCGGTACGTGCAGTTCAGGCAGGGGTTGCAGCGGTAG
- a CDS encoding acetolactate synthase large subunit yields MSEGSSGSGNIKASDLFVKCLEAEGVEYIFGVPGEENADVMMSLMDSPIQFVLTRHEQGAAFMADVYGRLTGKAGVCLATLGPGATNLVTGLADANMDRAPTVAIIGQASTKRLHKESHQNMDAIAMMRPISKWATSIVEPSIIPEVVRKAFKVAEAEKPGVTVIELPEDVAERKTHGHPMKVFKTRRPAADHKAVQQAVDLLLSAKCPMVLAGNGALRKRAAAQLRRLALKAGMPVFNTFMGKGALKREDPHNLFTIGLQAKDYGNLAMDKADVVLVVGYDPVEYSPDKWNAKQDKKIIHIDFQPAEVDQHYTVEVDVVGDIADALWQINIALERDHDDRLPLNDIGKWQKVRQQIQDDHACEKDDFAFPVKPQKILWDVRQYMGPRDIILSDVGAHKMWISRYYPCDEPNTCLISNGFCSMGFALPGAIGAKIACPDRKVMAICGDAGFLMNVQDLETAVRLKLNVVIMVWADGEYGLIKWKQQNEFGKHSKLDFGNPDWELLAQAFGMWGRTVRTAEELPAVLAEAHSQPGPALIGIPVDYAENLKLTKKLGSLVMSS; encoded by the coding sequence ATGAGCGAAGGCAGTTCCGGCAGCGGCAACATCAAGGCATCCGACCTCTTCGTCAAATGCCTGGAGGCGGAGGGGGTGGAGTACATCTTCGGCGTGCCCGGCGAGGAGAACGCCGACGTCATGATGTCCCTGATGGATTCCCCGATACAGTTCGTGCTGACGCGCCATGAACAGGGCGCAGCCTTCATGGCCGACGTCTACGGCCGCCTCACCGGCAAGGCCGGCGTGTGCCTGGCCACGCTCGGCCCCGGCGCCACCAACCTGGTCACCGGCCTGGCCGACGCCAACATGGACCGCGCGCCGACGGTGGCGATCATCGGCCAGGCCTCGACCAAGCGACTGCACAAGGAGTCGCACCAGAACATGGATGCGATCGCGATGATGCGGCCGATCTCCAAGTGGGCCACGTCCATCGTCGAGCCCAGCATCATCCCCGAAGTGGTGCGCAAGGCCTTCAAGGTGGCCGAGGCGGAAAAGCCGGGCGTGACCGTGATCGAGTTGCCGGAGGACGTGGCCGAGCGCAAGACCCATGGCCACCCGATGAAGGTGTTCAAGACCCGGCGCCCGGCCGCCGACCACAAGGCGGTGCAGCAGGCGGTGGACCTGCTGCTGTCTGCCAAGTGCCCGATGGTGCTGGCCGGCAACGGTGCCTTGCGCAAGCGCGCCGCCGCGCAGTTGCGGCGGCTGGCGCTGAAGGCCGGCATGCCGGTGTTCAACACCTTCATGGGCAAGGGCGCACTGAAGCGCGAGGACCCGCACAACCTGTTCACCATCGGCCTGCAGGCCAAGGACTACGGCAACCTGGCGATGGACAAGGCCGACGTCGTGCTGGTGGTGGGCTACGACCCGGTGGAGTACAGCCCGGACAAGTGGAACGCCAAGCAGGACAAGAAGATCATCCACATCGACTTCCAGCCGGCCGAGGTGGACCAGCACTACACGGTGGAAGTGGACGTGGTGGGCGACATCGCCGACGCGCTGTGGCAGATCAACATCGCGCTGGAGCGCGACCACGACGACCGCCTGCCGCTCAACGACATCGGCAAGTGGCAGAAGGTGCGCCAGCAGATCCAGGACGATCACGCCTGCGAGAAGGACGACTTCGCCTTCCCGGTGAAGCCGCAGAAGATCCTGTGGGACGTGCGCCAGTACATGGGCCCGCGCGACATCATCCTGTCCGATGTCGGTGCCCACAAGATGTGGATCTCGCGCTACTACCCCTGCGACGAACCCAACACCTGCCTGATCTCCAACGGCTTCTGTTCCATGGGCTTCGCCCTGCCCGGCGCCATCGGCGCCAAGATCGCCTGCCCCGACCGCAAGGTCATGGCGATCTGCGGCGACGCGGGCTTCCTGATGAACGTGCAGGACCTGGAAACCGCGGTGCGCCTGAAGCTCAACGTGGTGATCATGGTCTGGGCCGACGGCGAGTACGGCCTGATCAAGTGGAAGCAGCAGAACGAATTCGGCAAGCACTCCAAGCTGGACTTCGGCAACCCCGACTGGGAACTGCTGGCGCAGGCCTTCGGCATGTGGGGCCGCACGGTGCGCACCGCCGAGGAACTGCCGGCGGTGCTGGCCGAGGCGCACAGCCAGCCCGGGCCGGCGCTGATCGGCATCCCGGTGGACTACGCCGAGAACCTCAAGCTGACCAAGAAGCTGGGCAGCCTGGTGATGAGTTCCTGA
- a CDS encoding methyltransferase domain-containing protein, which produces MSEIELHRKLLGDAPRNAAFHAALKQLIEPGKTTVADIGAGTGFLSFLARRLGAAHCTLIEYSGMIELAQKLARQNGIDQLTFVRGHSAELRKPPKVDLVVSETLGNFALEEGLLETLIDARRYLKAGGRVLPQGLRQFAAPVTAARLQQEIDIWPQVGFDLDLSAARTVSLNNMYVKQIAPADLGGRDCGQAWDELDLRPQAKAADSRRTATLRWKAGDLPAARVEGIALWWVCELLPGIELSTSPFAPATHWDQIYLPLLAPLELAPDDVLELSLSCDTRPDVGVRLGWKTRQLRGGKAVGEQVQDSFKGRVDL; this is translated from the coding sequence ATGAGTGAAATAGAACTCCACAGAAAGCTCCTGGGCGACGCCCCCCGCAACGCTGCCTTTCACGCGGCGCTGAAGCAGCTGATCGAGCCGGGCAAGACCACCGTGGCCGACATCGGTGCCGGCACCGGCTTCCTCAGCTTCCTGGCGCGGCGCCTGGGCGCGGCGCACTGCACGCTGATCGAGTACAGCGGCATGATCGAGCTGGCGCAGAAGCTGGCGCGGCAGAACGGCATCGACCAGCTGACTTTCGTCCGCGGCCATTCCGCCGAGCTGCGCAAGCCGCCGAAGGTGGACCTGGTGGTGTCGGAGACCCTGGGCAACTTCGCCCTCGAAGAAGGCCTGCTGGAGACCCTGATCGACGCGCGGCGCTACCTCAAGGCCGGCGGCCGGGTGCTGCCGCAGGGCCTGCGGCAGTTCGCCGCGCCGGTGACGGCAGCGCGGCTGCAGCAGGAGATCGACATCTGGCCGCAGGTGGGCTTTGATCTGGACCTGTCGGCCGCGCGCACGGTGTCGCTCAACAACATGTACGTGAAGCAGATCGCCCCGGCCGACCTCGGCGGCCGCGACTGCGGCCAGGCCTGGGACGAGCTGGACCTGCGCCCGCAGGCCAAGGCCGCCGACAGCCGCCGCACCGCGACGCTGCGCTGGAAGGCCGGTGACCTGCCGGCCGCGCGGGTCGAAGGCATCGCGCTGTGGTGGGTCTGCGAGTTGCTGCCGGGGATCGAGCTTTCGACCTCGCCGTTCGCGCCGGCGACGCACTGGGACCAGATCTACCTGCCGCTGCTGGCGCCGCTGGAGCTGGCGCCGGACGACGTGCTGGAGCTGAGCCTGAGCTGCGATACACGGCCGGACGTGGGCGTGCGGCTGGGGTGGAAGACGCGGCAGCTGCGGGGCGGCAAGGCGGTGGGCGAGCAGGTGCAGGACAGTTTCAAGGGGCGGGTGGACTTGTAG
- a CDS encoding M14 family zinc carboxypeptidase — translation MSKSKPLSTHALRELEELEALIGRANGALRSEVVCRVDYRGRQWPVHCLELGSRDPLAPVVGFFGGIHGVERIGTQVLLAFLHTLVERLRWDEELERSLQHVRLVFMPLINPGGMLAETRANPAGVDLMRNAPMDAEDAVPLLGGHRLTPMLPWFRGRAGEAMQPEAAAMCRVVEERLLTQPFSLALDCHSGFGVRDQIWFPYARTTRPIDCLGDLYALRSLFRATHPHHNIYVIEPQARHYTTHGDLWDYLYDRPRAQPGQVFLPLTLEMGSWMWLKKNPRQMFRLLGIFNPVLPHRLQRTLRRHMTLFEFLLRAAVSHQRWLPQGEQRQLLNQAAIDYWPSILRYEDQ, via the coding sequence ATGAGCAAGTCCAAGCCCCTGTCCACCCATGCCCTGCGCGAGCTCGAGGAGCTGGAAGCCCTGATCGGCCGCGCCAACGGCGCATTGCGCAGCGAGGTGGTCTGCCGGGTCGATTACCGCGGCCGTCAGTGGCCGGTGCACTGCCTGGAACTGGGTTCGCGCGACCCGCTGGCGCCGGTGGTGGGCTTCTTCGGCGGCATCCACGGCGTGGAGCGCATCGGCACCCAGGTGCTGCTGGCCTTCCTGCACACCCTGGTGGAACGCCTGCGCTGGGACGAGGAACTGGAGCGCAGTCTCCAGCACGTGCGCCTGGTGTTCATGCCCCTGATCAACCCGGGCGGCATGCTGGCCGAGACCCGTGCCAACCCCGCGGGGGTGGACCTGATGCGCAATGCCCCGATGGACGCCGAGGACGCGGTGCCCCTGCTGGGCGGCCACCGCCTGACGCCGATGCTGCCCTGGTTCCGCGGCCGCGCCGGCGAGGCGATGCAGCCGGAGGCGGCGGCAATGTGCCGCGTGGTGGAGGAGCGCCTGCTGACCCAGCCCTTCAGCCTGGCGCTGGACTGCCATTCCGGCTTCGGCGTGCGCGACCAGATCTGGTTTCCCTACGCACGCACGACGCGGCCGATCGACTGCCTGGGGGACCTGTACGCGCTGCGCAGCCTGTTCCGCGCCACCCATCCGCACCACAACATCTATGTGATCGAGCCGCAGGCACGCCACTACACCACCCACGGCGACCTCTGGGACTATCTCTACGACCGCCCGCGCGCACAGCCCGGGCAGGTGTTCCTGCCGCTGACGCTGGAAATGGGCTCCTGGATGTGGCTGAAGAAGAACCCGCGGCAGATGTTCCGCCTGCTCGGCATCTTCAACCCGGTGCTGCCGCATCGCCTGCAGCGCACCCTGCGCCGCCACATGACGCTGTTCGAGTTCCTGCTGCGGGCGGCGGTGTCGCACCAGCGCTGGTTGCCGCAGGGCGAGCAGCGCCAGCTGCTGAACCAGGCGGCGATCGACTACTGGCCCTCGATCCTGCGCTACGAGGACCAGTAA
- a CDS encoding aldehyde dehydrogenase family protein, with translation MPHRYGLLVPGISTKSEPLLVRAPFDRTAIGEVATADAKVVEHALKTAYGLYRNRDGWLPLAKRIAILEEAASILLSRGEKLAVESAREGGKPLVDSRVEVARAADSLKICVETLRTQAGEVIPMGTTASSTNRMAFTQTEPIGVVVAVSAFNHPLNLIAHQVGPAIAAGCPVIIKPAKATPLTCLRFIEILREAGLPDEWCLPVIPENNELSTKMVTDPRVAFFSFIGSARVGWDLRSKLAPGTRCALEHGGVAPVVLAGDADVAYALPLIAKGGFYHAGQVCVSVQRVYVDRGIAGHFAEELAKLAQKMIVGDPTMPETEIGPLIDPAETRRIHDWVEEAVAGGAQLLCGGQPMSETMYAPTVLLDPPGTARVSTQEVFGPVVCVYSVDSIDQAIERANSLPVAFQAAVFTRSLETALRCYHRLEASAVMVNDHTAFRVDWMPFAGLRASGHGVGGIPHTIHDMQVRKMMVLRSKEIAR, from the coding sequence ATGCCCCACCGCTACGGACTGCTCGTCCCCGGCATTTCTACCAAGTCCGAGCCCTTGCTCGTGCGCGCGCCCTTCGATCGCACCGCGATCGGCGAGGTCGCCACCGCCGACGCCAAGGTGGTGGAACACGCGCTCAAGACCGCTTACGGGCTCTACCGCAACCGCGACGGCTGGCTGCCGCTGGCCAAGCGCATCGCCATCCTCGAGGAAGCCGCTTCGATCCTGCTGTCGCGCGGCGAGAAGCTGGCGGTGGAATCGGCCCGCGAGGGCGGCAAGCCGCTGGTGGATTCGCGCGTGGAAGTGGCGCGCGCCGCCGACTCGCTGAAGATCTGCGTGGAGACGCTGCGCACCCAGGCCGGCGAGGTGATCCCGATGGGGACCACCGCCTCCAGCACCAACCGCATGGCCTTCACCCAGACCGAGCCGATCGGCGTGGTGGTGGCGGTGTCGGCCTTCAATCACCCGCTGAACCTGATCGCCCACCAGGTGGGCCCGGCGATCGCCGCCGGCTGCCCGGTGATCATCAAGCCGGCCAAGGCCACGCCGCTGACCTGCCTGCGCTTCATCGAGATCCTGCGCGAGGCCGGCCTGCCGGACGAGTGGTGCCTGCCGGTGATCCCGGAGAACAACGAGCTTTCTACCAAGATGGTCACCGATCCGCGCGTGGCCTTCTTCAGCTTCATCGGCAGCGCCAGGGTCGGCTGGGACCTGCGCAGCAAGCTGGCGCCCGGCACGCGCTGCGCGCTGGAGCACGGCGGCGTGGCACCGGTGGTGCTGGCCGGCGATGCCGACGTCGCCTATGCCCTGCCGCTGATCGCCAAGGGCGGCTTCTACCATGCCGGCCAGGTCTGCGTGTCGGTGCAGCGCGTCTATGTCGACCGCGGCATCGCCGGCCACTTCGCCGAGGAACTGGCCAAGCTGGCGCAGAAGATGATCGTCGGCGACCCGACCATGCCGGAAACCGAGATCGGTCCGCTGATCGACCCGGCCGAGACGCGCCGCATCCACGACTGGGTGGAAGAGGCCGTGGCCGGCGGCGCGCAGCTGCTCTGCGGCGGCCAGCCGATGTCCGAGACCATGTACGCGCCGACCGTGCTGCTCGATCCGCCCGGCACCGCGCGGGTCTCGACGCAGGAAGTGTTCGGCCCGGTGGTCTGCGTCTACAGCGTGGATTCCATCGACCAGGCCATCGAGCGCGCCAACAGCCTGCCGGTGGCGTTCCAGGCGGCGGTGTTCACGCGCTCGCTGGAAACCGCGCTGCGCTGCTACCACCGGCTGGAGGCCTCGGCCGTGATGGTCAACGACCACACCGCCTTCCGCGTCGACTGGATGCCCTTTGCCGGCCTGCGCGCGTCCGGCCACGGCGTGGGCGGCATTCCGCACACGATCCACGACATGCAGGTGCGCAAGATGATGGTGCTGCGGTCCAAGGAGATCGCGCGCTGA
- the hrpB gene encoding ATP-dependent helicase HrpB — MKLPLPDLPVREALPALRQALSGGGRAVLAAPPGSGKTTLIPLELLAEPWLKGLRIVMLEPRRVAARAAAARMAQLLGEPVGQTVGYQIRFERKVSAATRIEVVTEGLLARRLQADPELPGVGLLIFDEFHERSLDADLALALSLDVRANLNPELRLLVMSATLDTQRVARLLDDAPVVQSGGQLFPVDIRYLTQRADADHGEVVAQGVITALAETPGDVLAFLPGAREIRGAQRRLEARTQAAIYPLYGELSSAEQDAALQPDRDGRRKVILATNIAQTSLTVEGVTTVVDGGLVRVARFDLGAGANRLETQRVSRASADQRAGRAGRLGPGHCYRLWNRDQQAALAQHDTPEILAADLSRFALELAVWGASEPAQLGFLDPPGTVSWTYARELLRELGAVNAQGRITPHGRELARLPAAPRRAQMLLLAKARGLGALAAWTAAVLEERDGGASDLAATVQAYLQGRAADPNALRRVRDSARQMGRQVDATEQPVADDRDVARLVSWAYPERIARRRGSQRGVYLCEDGGEARIGEHDPLSASEWLAIAHWDPGPPRKIRLAAALREDELLRDQAARIVDVQDCRWDPQTDAVVSETQRRLGAIVLERRMLRGGAEEKIRTAMLAGIRALGLQALPWNEAARQWQARVLSLRQWRPEDSWPDVSDEGLLATLEDWLAPSLDGVTRRDHLARLDLMEILNASLDYATQQKLGRLAPTHMDVPTGSRVRLEYRPPEAPLLSVRLQEMFGCAQTPTVNDGRNRVVLELLSPGQRPVAITPDLAGFWAGSYSDVKKDMKGRYPRHPWPDNPLEAAPTRRAKPRGT, encoded by the coding sequence ATGAAACTCCCGCTGCCCGACCTGCCGGTCCGCGAGGCTTTGCCGGCACTGCGCCAGGCCCTTTCCGGCGGCGGCCGCGCCGTGCTGGCCGCGCCGCCGGGCTCCGGCAAGACCACCCTGATCCCGCTGGAACTGCTGGCCGAGCCCTGGCTCAAGGGGCTGCGCATCGTCATGCTGGAACCGCGCCGCGTCGCCGCGCGCGCCGCCGCGGCGCGCATGGCGCAGCTGCTGGGCGAGCCGGTGGGCCAGACCGTGGGCTACCAGATCCGCTTCGAGCGCAAGGTTTCCGCGGCCACGCGGATCGAGGTCGTCACCGAGGGCCTGCTGGCGCGGCGCCTGCAGGCCGACCCGGAGCTGCCCGGCGTGGGCCTGCTGATCTTCGACGAGTTCCACGAGCGCAGCCTCGACGCCGACCTCGCGCTGGCGCTGAGCCTGGACGTGCGCGCCAACCTCAACCCCGAGCTGCGCCTGCTGGTGATGTCGGCGACGCTGGACACGCAGCGCGTCGCGCGCCTGCTGGACGATGCGCCGGTGGTGCAGAGCGGCGGCCAGCTGTTCCCGGTGGACATCAGATACCTGACGCAGCGCGCCGATGCCGACCATGGCGAGGTGGTGGCGCAGGGCGTGATCACGGCGCTGGCCGAGACGCCGGGCGACGTGCTGGCCTTCCTGCCCGGGGCGCGCGAGATCCGTGGCGCGCAGCGCCGGCTGGAAGCGCGCACCCAGGCCGCCATCTATCCCCTCTATGGCGAGCTGTCCTCGGCCGAGCAGGACGCCGCGCTGCAGCCCGACCGCGACGGTCGCCGCAAGGTGATCCTGGCCACCAACATCGCCCAGACCAGCCTCACCGTGGAGGGTGTCACCACCGTGGTCGACGGCGGCCTGGTGCGCGTGGCGCGTTTCGATCTCGGTGCCGGCGCCAACCGCCTGGAGACGCAGCGCGTCTCGCGCGCCTCCGCCGACCAGCGCGCCGGCCGTGCCGGCCGCCTCGGTCCCGGCCACTGCTACCGCCTGTGGAATCGCGACCAGCAGGCGGCACTGGCCCAGCACGACACACCGGAAATCCTCGCCGCCGACCTGTCGCGCTTCGCGCTGGAGCTGGCGGTCTGGGGCGCGAGCGAGCCGGCTCAACTCGGGTTCCTCGATCCGCCGGGCACGGTGAGCTGGACCTATGCGCGCGAGCTGCTGCGCGAACTCGGCGCGGTGAACGCGCAGGGCCGCATCACGCCGCACGGCCGCGAACTGGCGCGCCTGCCGGCGGCGCCGCGGCGTGCACAGATGCTGTTGCTGGCCAAGGCCCGCGGCCTCGGCGCGCTTGCGGCCTGGACCGCGGCGGTGCTGGAAGAGCGCGACGGCGGCGCCAGCGATCTCGCCGCCACGGTGCAGGCCTACCTGCAGGGCCGCGCCGCCGATCCCAATGCGCTGCGCCGCGTGCGCGACTCCGCGCGCCAGATGGGGCGGCAGGTCGATGCCACCGAGCAGCCCGTCGCCGACGACCGCGACGTCGCGCGCCTGGTCAGCTGGGCCTATCCCGAGCGCATCGCCCGCCGCCGCGGCAGCCAGCGCGGCGTCTACCTCTGCGAGGACGGCGGCGAGGCGCGCATCGGCGAACACGATCCGCTGTCCGCGTCCGAGTGGCTTGCCATCGCGCACTGGGACCCAGGACCACCCCGCAAGATCCGCCTCGCCGCCGCGCTGCGCGAAGACGAACTGCTGCGCGACCAGGCCGCGCGCATCGTCGACGTGCAGGACTGCCGCTGGGACCCGCAGACCGATGCCGTGGTCTCCGAGACGCAGCGGCGCCTCGGTGCGATCGTGCTCGAGCGCCGCATGCTGCGCGGCGGCGCCGAAGAGAAAATCCGCACCGCGATGCTCGCCGGCATCCGCGCCCTCGGCCTGCAGGCACTGCCCTGGAACGAGGCCGCGCGGCAGTGGCAGGCGCGGGTGCTGTCGCTGCGCCAGTGGCGTCCCGAAGACAGCTGGCCCGACGTCTCCGACGAGGGCCTGCTGGCGACGCTGGAAGACTGGCTGGCGCCCTCCCTCGATGGCGTCACGCGGCGCGATCACCTTGCGCGTCTGGACCTGATGGAAATCCTCAACGCCAGCCTCGACTACGCCACGCAGCAGAAGCTCGGTCGGCTGGCGCCGACGCATATGGACGTGCCCACCGGCTCGCGCGTGCGCCTGGAATACCGCCCGCCGGAAGCGCCGCTGCTGTCGGTGCGCCTGCAGGAGATGTTCGGCTGCGCCCAGACCCCCACGGTCAACGACGGCCGCAACCGCGTGGTGCTGGAACTGCTCTCCCCCGGCCAGCGCCCGGTCGCGATCACCCCCGACCTCGCCGGTTTCTGGGCCGGCAGCTACAGCGACGTGAAGAAGGACATGAAGGGGCGGTATCCGCGGCATCCCTGGCCGGACAATCCGCTGGAAGCGGCGCCGACCAGAAGGGCGAAGCCGCGGGGGACGTGA
- a CDS encoding YkgJ family cysteine cluster protein has product MTCRSGCGACCTAPSISSPIPGMPGGKPAGVRCAQLMDDQRCAIFGDPRRPAVCGSLKPTAEMCGTSRDAAMEYLLRLESLTAA; this is encoded by the coding sequence ATGACTTGCCGTTCGGGCTGCGGCGCCTGCTGCACCGCGCCCTCGATCTCCTCGCCGATCCCCGGCATGCCCGGTGGCAAGCCGGCGGGAGTGCGCTGCGCGCAGCTCATGGACGACCAGCGCTGCGCGATCTTCGGCGACCCGCGCCGGCCGGCGGTCTGCGGCAGCCTGAAACCGACGGCGGAAATGTGTGGAACATCCAGGGATGCAGCGATGGAATACCTGCTGCGCCTGGAATCCCTCACCGCCGCTTGA
- a CDS encoding MOSC domain-containing protein has translation MQLLVSHVFAGSVRPMPGDGRPTGIFKDPVAGPVDIGPEGLLSDAQADRRVHGGPEKAVHHFPLENHRRLAARFPEQAAGFVAGGLGENLSTEGADESGVCIGDVWAFGTARLQLSQPRSPCWKIDARHGLEGIALWIAGQGIAGWYYRVLEPGRARAGDALRLLQRNADAISLREFWDTQAEHRPAPEALRRLAATPGLNPNWVGKLQRRADYLRTLP, from the coding sequence ATGCAGCTGCTCGTCTCCCATGTTTTCGCCGGTTCGGTGCGCCCCATGCCGGGCGACGGTCGCCCCACGGGCATCTTCAAGGACCCCGTCGCCGGGCCAGTGGACATCGGCCCCGAAGGCCTGCTGAGCGACGCCCAGGCCGACCGCCGCGTGCACGGCGGGCCGGAGAAGGCGGTGCACCACTTCCCGCTGGAAAACCACCGCCGCCTGGCCGCGCGCTTTCCCGAGCAGGCCGCCGGTTTCGTCGCCGGCGGCCTGGGCGAGAACCTGTCCACCGAGGGCGCCGACGAGTCCGGCGTCTGCATCGGCGACGTCTGGGCCTTCGGCACGGCGCGCCTGCAGTTGTCGCAGCCGCGCAGCCCCTGCTGGAAGATCGACGCGCGCCACGGCCTTGAGGGCATCGCCCTCTGGATCGCCGGGCAGGGCATCGCCGGCTGGTACTACCGCGTGCTCGAGCCGGGCCGCGCCCGGGCCGGCGACGCGCTGCGGCTGCTGCAGCGCAATGCCGACGCCATCTCGCTGCGCGAATTCTGGGATACCCAGGCCGAGCACCGCCCCGCGCCCGAGGCCCTGCGGCGTCTCGCCGCCACGCCGGGGCTCAACCCGAACTGGGTCGGCAAGCTGCAGCGTCGCGCCGACTACCTGCGGACCCTGCCATGA